The sequence below is a genomic window from Salvelinus namaycush isolate Seneca chromosome 2, SaNama_1.0, whole genome shotgun sequence.
TCAGAAGTGGACGCTCCTCCTACTCACCTAGCAACCGCGGGTACGTAGCAACGGCTAACCCAATGGGCTTTCTCTAAATGGTTCCACTGACTGCGGTTCCTAGGCAACGCATGATTTCTTTGATGACGTCTTTTCTGTGCAGGAGTATTATGGGCTGTCTGGAATTCACTCTGCGAGACAGCGGAGAAAAATATCTAGCGTTCACCACCAAGCTTTAGTTAACGGTAGCTGGATTGAAGTAAACATGGAGCTGTCTGCAGTTGGGGAACGGGTTTTCGCAGCCGAATCTATCATCAAACGCCGAATAAGGAGAGTATGTGAAACACATTTTCCTAACTTGCATAATCTATTTTGACTGCTGTTCCATAACGAAGCGTTATTTTCTATATTTCTGATGACACGCAGGGTCGAATGGAATACCTTGTGAAATGGAAGGGCTGGTCACCGAAGTAAGTTGCGTTGAATTTAATGCTAGAGAATCTTGCTTCTACATGGATGTTGCTGGCTGCTAGCTGTAGCGTTCGCTTGCTAGCTAGGTGCCATATGCTAGTGACAAAGTCAGCGCAGCACGCTTGCagtgttagcaagctagctaacgttagcccgTATCTATGCTTGCTTTCCCAATGTGGTGGAAAACTAACCCCTGTCAATTGTATTTTTCTCCATAGATTCAGCACTTGGGAACCGGAGGAAAATATCTTGGACTCCCGCCTCTTCGTCGCTTTCGAAGAGAGGTAAATTGTATGGATATGGGCCTGTTCATGTTGTACATTCATTGCATGCAATGTTAGCAGCACAGCAAAATAAAATGCATCCGTCACGCAAGTCGCCTATTGCACTTCGCTCTCTTGATACTCAAAATGGGTGTCTTGCTGTTTCAGAGAGCGCGAAAGGGAACTCTTTGGGCCCAAAAAGAGAGGCCCGAAACCGAAGACATTCCTGTTAAAGGTAGCTATGTTGATATGCATGCATTGTTGAAAATAATCCATCCAACACGCAATGAAATCTACTGAATTTATGGCTGCATGATTGGACACGATTTCTAGCATGTGGCATGTAAACATACCAGTCTCCACCCACTATGTATCCACAGGGTCTTCATCTGGTTAATTAATAAATAGCTGTTGTTGCACTGACACGTGAATGTGCAAGTTTGAAGGATCCACATGTCACGTTTTCCCATGAGAATCACCTTTTGTGTACTGGTATTAAGGCAAAATCATATTTAGTGCTGGATGTGTATTTGTGGAGGTGTGAATGTGTATTTAGGGAAATTAGTTAGTTAAGCTGGTGCTAATGGACCTCGATTTTGTTTTACCCTAATTGAACCCAATCATGGTAAATTGTTTTGGATTGACATGTAGCCAAATTGATCAATAAACATGCCAGGTTAATTGTTTATATTTCGAAATGAactcaatgtaggcctacacgtGTGGCACATAAAATGTGCTTATAAAAGCGAGGGTTCATCTATTCAGGCGTGCATCGATTATTCGGCACGGTTAAAAGTTATTACGTTTTGACGTGTAATAATCAGTAAAGCAATCGTTATAGCTAATACCAAACGTTTGTATGAGATTGGTTTTGAATGAAATCTTAAACTCTGAAGACGTCATCAAACGAATGCACCAGGCTTTACCGAGAGCCGACTATGAAAATTACTTAATACCAGCATCTTATTTAGAGTGCAGGTTCTCTCCCAGGCCTGTAAATAGCTGTTTTCAAACTGAGCTGAAAAGACATTTATAACAAGTAATTATTGTGAAAATGTAAAAATGCTAACAAACTGATGTAGCATGTAAATTCTTCAGGGGATATTATGCCAAGTGAAGATTTTGTCTTTTGTCTACTGTCTTCATTTATAATTGTATACATGTATTGTTACAATTATACTCTTTGTTATAACATTGTTTTGCTAATTGCAAGTGCACATTATTTATTAAGCCATTATAAAGCTGCTGGCATACTCGTATTATATATCTATAATGACAAATAAAGAGTATCCTCAACTGGCATTTTAAATCTGTCCTTATGAAAGAGAACATTATACCCACTGaaattggagcagtggaaaaacattgcccaTATTGCCATCAGCAATAGCCTACTTTCAATTTTCCATCTTTGTTCTTGATAAGATTTTCCCCAATTCAAAAGTGGTTATTCTCTGGTTTCCTTCCCCATTTAGGCTCAAGCTAAAGCTAAAGCCAAATCATACGAGTTCAGGAGCGATGCGGTCCGGGGGATACGCATCACCTACCCGACCCCAGAGCCTGTCATCACCCCCAGAGCCCGAGAGGGGCTGAGGGCCGTGGTCCCCACCATCTTTCCACCCAGCACCGTCAACAGGGGTGAGAGTGTGCGGGTCAGGCCCCCAGAACCAGTCCGAGAGCACCGTCAACCAGTCCTCCAGAGGCCCCCAGGCCCCGATGGCTTTGTGATTGTCCCCAAGAAGAGAGGGCCCAAACCCAAGCTGCGATTTAAGGACAATCCCTTCAATGCTACTTCTGCCGCCACAGAGCCCCACAagaggagggcagaggagcaGGCGACATACGGCCCACTCAAACTGGCCAAGCTGGGCCTGTCTGGTGGTGAAGAGAGGGGGTCTGAGATGAGGGGGATTAAACTAGCCCACAGGCACCAGGTGGAGCTGGGTGGTTATCCCCACAAGCAGATGAGGCCCGTGGCTAGTGGGAGCACACAGCAGCACTACGGCCCAGACAGGGGCTTGTTGCACTCACACAGAATAGGCTCTGACTCCCAGGCCTGCAGGACTAAAGAATGCCCCTCAAATTACTTATCCCCTCCACACCTAAAGCACCTATCCAAAAAGAATGTGCATCAACCCAGCGAAGAGCTTCCACAGAGGGGGAAGCCTTCACTCATCGCCAAAATCCCTGTGTCACGGATCCTGGGCCAAACAGACGAAGTGACTTGGAAGCCTTGCATGAACAACGCGGAGAAGGTTCTGGTGACTGATGTGACCACAAACTTTTTGACAGTGACTATCCGGGAGAGTAGCACAGATCAAGGATTCTTCAAAGATAAAAGATGATTGGCTCTGATTTTAATTGTCttcagctgtctctctctgtcaatcttCTATCAAATTATTTGGAAAAGTCCAGACTTTATAGTGTCATTTATCAGTCAGATTTTTTATGTAATGTATAAAAGAAAATTGCGGGATTGTATGTGCAGATGTGTATAAATATAATATAGTTGGAAGTCTATTAAAAGTAACGACCAAAATAAAGGAAGTCCATTGAAGCTAATCACCACCCATAGGCTATTTGAAAGAGTTGCATGCCTTGTGTACAGCATTTACTTGTTTACAAATAGCTTTCAGTTTTCAACGATCCACTTTTGAACTAACAGTATACGTTGTCAGACAGGCTATATTTATGTCAAGCTAGTACCTTTTTAAATGTTAGAGGTATAATGTGGGCGCATTTGTCATTCGATTTCACATGTCCAATGACGAACAAATAAATATGGGGAAATCCTAGGCCATTTATAGTGTGAACTATTAGTTCCAGGTCATGCCATTTCATTTTGAGGTGTAGCTCTACCCTATTCATTTCAAACGTTTATCAAGCACTTCTTTGGAAGGTTTAATAAAAAGTGAATCAAATCTATGTCTTGTTGACCTACATGTCCTCTATAAGAGTCTATAGAGCCTTTACAATGCTATAGGCCAGCAGATGTCGGGTCTTGTTTCCAGATTTGATAAGCTGTTAATAAAAATGGGAAAGGTGCTTGATGTTTATGACGCCGTCTTTGGTCGAAGAACGTATATTGACATATTATACATACGGTCTTTCTGTTGACATCTGTGTTGGACATGTACATGAAGTGCTTTCAATGTAACAGGATGATCACAACCTGATGTCACAGTTTGCTTTTGAGATGCTTTCCAGTAAACTCGTTGATATTGTCTCTGTTTCCGGTTGTCATGATTTCTTCCTTCCGATTTTCAGATTCATGGTTTGCCTTGGCTGTGAAAAGGACTGATGGTAATTGCAAATGTGCTTTAATGGAATTACAGGTTTCAGAGATCTTTTGGTGACATGGGATTTTTTGATTTAAGAAGTTGCTTTAGTTTGCATGTTTCCGTTGTCTTAATTTCAAATAGTGTAAAGAATAACTTTGACCATATTTCTGATTTATAGGCCAACTGCAGGAATAGGCTTTGCCGTGGTTCGTAATGACATTTTCTTAGCAATATGGTAGTGTCAATTATAGCAGAGAAATAGGTCCTATTTTTCATTGAGATTAGTGTGTTTTGGCAACGGTCCACAAAGGCCTAGACCttgatttatatattttgtaATGATTCAGATAGTTCCAAAACATATCAGGACGCAACTCAAATCTATAGCCCTATCTGCGTTCATTAAAAATACAATACTAACTTCACTGTCTTATTTTTATTAAAATGACAAAGATTGCTAAACGAATAGGGTAGTTGGGACTCAGAGACAGCTGATAAAGCATTTTAATAAgagtttttttttattgaattctATTTAAATGTAATTGTGCTGTCCTCAGAGGTCGTCCTGTAAGCTTTCCACAGAAACAATCGCAGCCTACAATTATTTTAAGTGGTTGACATTGGGCCTACAGGAAAATTTTAATTGTTCTTTTGCAAAATTATATTGGCCTTCAACTTTTCTCAAATCGTAAACCAATGCAATCGAGCGCCCATCGGTATCTGCGGAATGGACACGCTGGTTGTGTGGGGTCACAAGGTAGGTAGGCCTGTGTTACCAAACATGTCATCAGAACTATAATAGATTGCCTACGAAATATATAATGTGTTATAACCTGCTATTACCCTTATGTCTGACAGGAAAGCATCTGCCTGACAAAAGACTCTGGTCATTTCTGTATAGGCGATGGCTTAATTGTATGATCAATTTGCATGACTGTTGCGTGCTTACTCTGTTTATTTGACTTGGTTGGTTCCAGTGGCCTATTTGTACGCCTATCGGTGCATTCGTTTTGCAGAATCATTCGATGATGCTCGCATGCCACATGCAGATAGTAATTGAACAATCTGACTATTGATAGGCTACAGTGCAATTTCTCCAGATGAAACACACGTCGGGTGTTAGATGTTGTCATTGAATCATGGGGAcataatacaataaaataaaagttTCCAACAAATTTGACCAAATGCATCAATAATTGTTCGATATTTTTGACAATCAATCAGCCTAAACATCAATAGCACATTTCTTAAATTGCGGGTAAAATGTGTGCGGGTTCAGTCGCATACCGCCATATATATTATCAGCTTAATGATATATTACGCAATGTTAAAAATAATTTGTACGACATTCACTTCGGAGAATAACTGGATTTGTTATTGTCTGGATATATTTACTCCCTTCACACGTCCAAAACTGCGTAGGATTTAGCCTAGTGCTCCGGGTTATTCAGTTTAGCTGCGATAAAGCGTTGAATACTTTGTATCAAATAATTCCCCTCTTTCCTTTCACAAGTTGTTATTCATTGTGGTCAATAGCATGCCGTTCATCTGTAGAGCCTCCTGCGCGAGAAAGTAACAGCACAGTGCAGAGTCACACAGTGAACTCGAGGGAAGGGCACTGTCTTAAATTGCCCAAACATCAGTAAACTACGATAGTAACCCCGGGTCAGCAGCGGGGTCAACCCACATGACCAGTTCACAGTTCCTCTTTCTTAGTTTTTATTTTATCTAAAGAAGTCCAACTGAAGTCCTGCTTCAAAACTGAAGAAAGAAAAACACACCACGTTTCCAGCATTTTAAAAATTTGATTAGATTATTTATTCAA
It includes:
- the LOC120065702 gene encoding chromobox protein homolog 8-like isoform X1; the encoded protein is MELSAVGERVFAAESIIKRRIRRGRMEYLVKWKGWSPKFSTWEPEENILDSRLFVAFEERERERELFGPKKRGPKPKTFLLKAQAKAKAKSYEFRSDAVRGIRITYPTPEPVITPRAREGLRAVVPTIFPPSTVNRGESVRVRPPEPVREHRQPVLQRPPGPDGFVIVPKKRGPKPKLRFKDNPFNATSAATEPHKRRAEEQATYGPLKLAKLGLSGGEERGSEMRGIKLAHRHQVELGGYPHKQMRPVASGSTQQHYGPDRGLLHSHRIGSDSQACRTKECPSNYLSPPHLKHLSKKNVHQPSEELPQRGKPSLIAKIPVSRILGQTDEVTWKPCMNNAEKVLVTDVTTNFLTVTIRESSTDQGFFKDKR
- the LOC120065702 gene encoding chromobox protein homolog 8-like isoform X2: MEGLVTEIQHLGTGGKYLGLPPLRRFRREAQAKAKAKSYEFRSDAVRGIRITYPTPEPVITPRAREGLRAVVPTIFPPSTVNRGESVRVRPPEPVREHRQPVLQRPPGPDGFVIVPKKRGPKPKLRFKDNPFNATSAATEPHKRRAEEQATYGPLKLAKLGLSGGEERGSEMRGIKLAHRHQVELGGYPHKQMRPVASGSTQQHYGPDRGLLHSHRIGSDSQACRTKECPSNYLSPPHLKHLSKKNVHQPSEELPQRGKPSLIAKIPVSRILGQTDEVTWKPCMNNAEKVLVTDVTTNFLTVTIRESSTDQGFFKDKR